The Photobacterium sp. TY1-4 DNA window CCACAGGTCAGCATCGGGCCGATGATTGAGCCGGCGCATTTTGACAAGGTCCGCAGCTACCTTGAGCGTACTCAGGCAGATGGCGCAATGTTGGTTCATGGTGGCGGGACGCCGGAACTCGGCGCAGGGTTGTTTGTCGAGCCGACCATTTTCGACAACGTGACGCCGGACATGGCGTTGTTCTGTGAAGAGGTGTTCGGGCCCATTCTGGCGGTCACCACCTTTGACAGCGAAGCGGAAGCGATCCGTCTGGCGAATGCAGGTAACTACGGCCTGGCGGCATCCCTGTATACGTCCGATATCCGCCGGGCACACCGGGTGTCGCGTCAGCTGAAAGCCGGAACGGTTTCGGTCAACTGCTTCAGCGAAGGGGATATCACCACACCGTTCGGCGGCTATAAGCAGTCCGGGTTTGGTGGCCGGGATAACGGGCTGGAAGCCTTTGATCAGTATCTGCAGACCAAGACCATCTGGTTGCAGAATTAACCCCTGACTGAGCTTGGGATCAGCATCCGGTTCATGATAAGCAGAGCTTCCGCGCCAGGGATGGCGCGGTAGAGCACCACGGATGGTTTCTGCGTTCATGAACTGATTGAAGGCCTGATTGAGTTCTTGTTTTACACTCACGGTGACGGTTTGGTATGTATGGGGTACCAAACCGTTTTTTCATAAGGAAATGAAACATGACCATTGCCATGCAAGATGTGCAATTGACGCTTTCGCACGGGAGCCTGCAAGTTGACCAGTGGGATATTGAACCCAGTCAGCATTGGATGATTTTCTCTGCTTATCAGCATTACGGGTCGCTATTGGGCCAGCTCTTGAGCGGAGAGCGAACTCCTGACGGCGGCGACATAACCGGATTGCCGGAGCGGGTCGGGGTGGTTTCTCTGGCGCAGCAGCAGGCGTTGCTGGACGCGGAGCTGGAGCAGGACGAAACGGATTATATCGACCAGATTGATTATGGTCATTCGGTCGAATACCTGATTGGTGAGTGTTGCCGGGACAGCGCTCAGGTGGAGCAACTGCTGGAGATGCTGGACTTGGTGCACCTGCGCAACAGCGGTTTTCGCCAGCTGTCGACCGGGGAGACCCGACGTCTGATGCTGGCCCGGGCGCTGGCTGTCGATCCTCAGTTGCTGGTGCTCGATGATCCTTATGTCGGGCTGGATATAGCCCACCAGGAAAAGCTCTCCGCCTTACTGAGCAGTCTCTCCGAGCTGATGACGCTGATTTTGATCACTGCGCGCGAATCCCATATTCCCGATTGCATCACCCATATCGCGATGTTCAGTGAAACGTCCGCCACAGAGCGGGCGGGAAATGCTGGCGTGATGGCATTAAGCCCGGGGATGACGGTCGATGAATTCACCTCGCATCCGGTGCTGCGTCAGCTCGAAGCACTGTCGGCTGAGCGCAGTGATGCGGTGATGGCACTGATCCGCGAGCGTCAGCAACTTTTCCAACAGGCAAATCAGACGCAACTGACGCACGCTCTGTCTCAAGAACAGCCACAACAGGGGCATACGCCGCTGGTGGCAATCCGTGACGGCAAAGTTGAGTATTTTGACCGGCTGATCTTCGACAAGGTGAACTGGCAGATTTTGCCGGGGCAGCACTGGCAGATCCGCGGGCCGAATGGCTGTGGTAAAAGTACCTTATTGGCGCTGATCTTAGGTGATCATCCGCAATGTTATGCCAATGACATGACGGTACTGGGTTATCAGCGCGGCAGCGGTGAGAGCATCTGGGATATCAAGCGCCGGATCGGGGTGGTGTCATCCTCACTGCATATGCAGTATCGCGTCAGTTGCAGCGCGCTGGAAGTGCTGTTATCCGGTTTTTATGACTCTATTGGCCTTTACGATCAGCCGTCGAAAACTCAGGTGCAGCAAGCCCGTGAGTGGCTGGCGATTCTGGCAATGGCGGATGAAGAACGCACCCCTTTTCGCGCCCTGGATTACGGCCAGCAGCGGTTATTGCTGATTGGGCGGGCCCTCATCAAACAGCCGGCGCTGTTGATCCTCGATGAACCCTACCAGGGACTGGACTTCGTCAACCGTAAGCTGGTGTATCAGGTGCTCAATATGATCGCCGAAGAGCAGCTCAGCCAGCTGTTGTATGTGTCCCACCATCCGGAAGATAGCCTGTCGGCTATTCGTAATTACGTTGATTTTGTCCCCGAAGGTGAAGGGTATGCAGTGGTGGTTTCCGGCTGAGTCAGTCTGAGTCTTTGAAAGACTGAATTGTCGGATTGGTGATCGAATGAACTGAAATAGAAGTGCTTTGTGATTATGGTGTGCTGAATTTCTGGTGAAGCCGTGCATGAAGTGGTCAACGGATCTTCGCTGGCACTGAGAGATGAGAAGCAACATGAAGCAAAAATTACGTCAGTTGATTGAGTCCGTTCCCGAGTTGATGGAAACCGCGCAGGTATGCCGGGAGCTTGGTTTGCCAAACTTCTATATCGCCGGTGGAGCCATTACCCAGCTCATCTGGAATATCGCCAGGTGCCAGTCCGGCACCTGGCTGTGGATCATGAATCGTATTCCCGTGAATCGACATGTCGATCGTGGAGGATGCCGTAAAGTATTCAACGAACTCGAACAGCATCCCCTGCGCTTTGAGATCATCGGCGCTTTGGGGAAATTCAGAAAGCGACGGATAAACACCTTTGAAGCTAATTGGCCTGCCGACTAAATTTAGGTTTTCGGATGGCGATGACAATCAGGATGAGAATCAACAGGATATTCACGCCACCGAATATTGCTTCATTCATCAGGGCTGCTTCAAACCCCTGTTCGTCTTTGCCGAGCAGTTCAACGGAGCTTTGAATCGCCGGATACACAAAGAAAAAAGTGTTGAGCAGAATTCCCACGAAACCGATGAGTTTGATTTGGATCCAGCGCGCGCGCGGGATACCGCTCAGTAACACGCCGGTAAGTCCAGTGATACACATGGCGATAATCGTCAGATAAGTGGTGCTTTGAAGCACCCATTGGCGGTTCAGTGCGAGTGCCATCTGATTGGATTCCGGTACCAGCTCTCCCAGAAAGATATAGGTTGCAATACTGCCGAGAAAAATACACAGGCTGACGAGATGAATGGTTTTGAGGATCGATCGCAACATAAGTTCTCCGTAACGTATTTAAGTGGTTAGCGCGCTAACCTTTTGGTTAAAAAATTATCGCATGTTCATCAGAATTCTTTTCAAGAATACCTTCAGCTGTTCCGCTTCTTCCGATGTAAATTCTTTCAATGCTTTCTGATTAACCGAAATGGCTAAGTCGGGCAGCTCCAGCATCAATGTCCGTGCCGACTCCGTTAAATAGACTTTGATCATTCTTTGATCGGCGGCATCCCGTTCTTTGGTGATTAAGCCTTTATCGTGTAGCCGCTTGATCACCCCGGACATGGTTGGCTTATCGAAAAAAAGTGACTTGCCGATATCACTAATTACCTGGCCGTCTTGTTCGGTTAAACGTGCTAACACGGACCATTGAGCCGGAGTCAGGTTATAAGGGCGGAGTAAGTTTTCGAGAGAATACTTCATCTCTCCGGCGGCTTTGTTCAGCAGAAAGCCAACGCTTGCATCTAGTTTCATGGTTGAAGGTTAGTGCGCTAATTAAATTTCTACAACTGGTGGTGTCGAATATGTGACTGTAATCACTCAATGAAATTGGCTTAGAACCTTAACTCGATTGCCTGACGATAAATGATCATGTGCGTCAGAAACCGTTGAACAGAAGGTTTTGTCATGTCGAATCATCATGTTGTGATGGGCCAATCGTTGAAACCTTGCACCATAGCTGAATGACCTGCTCGGGACATGGGTGAGTTCCGGTTGACTGCTGTTTGCTCTGCTTGTGAGTAGGTCTGGGTTTTTCTCTGCGATTATGAGCTAACGCACTGAATGTACATGTTTTGTATCATATCTTGTGCAGCAATGAAGGTGGCGTTGCGTGTCCGAAAGCAGAATGTCCACTGTCCTGTTACGTTTGATGGAGTGAATAATGGAAGATCATAGTGTGGATACGGTAGAGAGTGATCATCTCGATTCGTTGGCGTTGGCGACAAAATGGTCACGGGTTGGTGCCTCCATAATTGATGGATTTTTGATTAGTATTGTCACTTTGCCGATTGCTTATCTGATGGGTGGTTTTGATGGTTTGAACCAAGAGCCTCCGGTGCAGATGTCCTATGAGTTACAAATTTTGTTGTTGGTCCTAGGCTTGTTATTTTACGCGGCGGTTAACTGGAAGCTGTTAGAAAGCAATGGCCAGTCCATCGGGAAAAAAGTACTGAACATTCGTATCGTTTATCTCAATGACGAGCAAGCAAGCAGAACCGACATTCTGGTTAAGCGCTACTTACCCTATCTATTATTTTCCTATATTCCGTTCATCGGGCCATTGGTGAGCTTGATTAACTTGCTCTTTATTTTTGGAAAGCAGCGTCGTTGCCTGCATGATCGTATTGCAGGTACGAAAGTTGTAAAAGCATGACTTGAATTAACAGTTGTTTGAAGAAAATAGAGCGTATTTAATAGCGACCAGAAGCTTAGCGGCTATTGACGGCTTGTCACTGGGCGTCTGGTTCCTGTTTCGGAATCCCAATACTCACCGTCAGCTGTAATGGCTGTGGCTGGCTAAACTGCAGGGTATATTGATTTTGCCGACAGATGTTGTCGATGATCGACAGTCCGAGTCCGAAGCGCTTGCTACTGGTTCTTGAGGCATCAAGCTGAAACAGTGGCCGGGTGATTTTCGAGAGCTGCTCGTCACTGATCGGCTGAGTCAGCTGATTGGTGATGTCCAATTGGTACTGTTGGGAAACCCGCCGCCACCGGATATCGACGACAC harbors:
- a CDS encoding RDD family protein, which codes for MEDHSVDTVESDHLDSLALATKWSRVGASIIDGFLISIVTLPIAYLMGGFDGLNQEPPVQMSYELQILLLVLGLLFYAAVNWKLLESNGQSIGKKVLNIRIVYLNDEQASRTDILVKRYLPYLLFSYIPFIGPLVSLINLLFIFGKQRRCLHDRIAGTKVVKA
- a CDS encoding MarR family winged helix-turn-helix transcriptional regulator; protein product: MKLDASVGFLLNKAAGEMKYSLENLLRPYNLTPAQWSVLARLTEQDGQVISDIGKSLFFDKPTMSGVIKRLHDKGLITKERDAADQRMIKVYLTESARTLMLELPDLAISVNQKALKEFTSEEAEQLKVFLKRILMNMR
- a CDS encoding ATP-binding cassette domain-containing protein encodes the protein MTIAMQDVQLTLSHGSLQVDQWDIEPSQHWMIFSAYQHYGSLLGQLLSGERTPDGGDITGLPERVGVVSLAQQQALLDAELEQDETDYIDQIDYGHSVEYLIGECCRDSAQVEQLLEMLDLVHLRNSGFRQLSTGETRRLMLARALAVDPQLLVLDDPYVGLDIAHQEKLSALLSSLSELMTLILITARESHIPDCITHIAMFSETSATERAGNAGVMALSPGMTVDEFTSHPVLRQLEALSAERSDAVMALIRERQQLFQQANQTQLTHALSQEQPQQGHTPLVAIRDGKVEYFDRLIFDKVNWQILPGQHWQIRGPNGCGKSTLLALILGDHPQCYANDMTVLGYQRGSGESIWDIKRRIGVVSSSLHMQYRVSCSALEVLLSGFYDSIGLYDQPSKTQVQQAREWLAILAMADEERTPFRALDYGQQRLLLIGRALIKQPALLILDEPYQGLDFVNRKLVYQVLNMIAEEQLSQLLYVSHHPEDSLSAIRNYVDFVPEGEGYAVVVSG